A single window of Candidatus Methylomirabilota bacterium DNA harbors:
- a CDS encoding 3-oxoacyl-ACP reductase family protein, which produces GKIALVTGASRGIGREVALTLAREGASVGINHFPDPEQTALAREVLDQVRQLGAKAVALPADVSDAAAVGGAVATLIAALGRIDVLVTNAGIVHRRPLVDVTEAEWDRVIAVNLKGTFNAIQAVLPHLLRQRSGKIVTVASELALVGRAGLAAYAASKAGVIGLTKSLARELAPHGINVNAVAPGPTDTDMLRSNPEFRDENRANIPLGRWGHPRDIALTVLFLASGESDYYAGQVLSPNGGVVM; this is translated from the coding sequence GGGAAGATCGCCCTGGTGACCGGCGCCAGCCGGGGGATCGGACGCGAGGTCGCGCTGACGCTGGCCCGCGAGGGCGCGTCCGTCGGCATCAACCACTTCCCGGATCCCGAGCAGACGGCGCTGGCCCGCGAGGTCCTCGACCAGGTCCGACAGCTCGGCGCCAAGGCCGTCGCGCTCCCGGCCGACGTGAGCGACGCGGCGGCCGTAGGCGGCGCCGTGGCGACGTTGATCGCGGCGCTGGGCCGCATCGACGTGCTGGTGACGAACGCCGGGATCGTCCATCGCCGCCCTCTCGTCGACGTCACCGAGGCCGAGTGGGACCGGGTCATCGCCGTGAATCTCAAGGGCACGTTCAACGCCATCCAGGCGGTCCTCCCGCACCTGCTGCGCCAGCGAAGCGGGAAGATCGTGACGGTCGCCTCGGAGCTGGCCCTGGTCGGTCGGGCGGGGCTCGCCGCCTACGCGGCCTCCAAGGCCGGCGTGATCGGGCTCACGAAGTCGCTGGCCCGCGAGCTCGCCCCGCACGGGATCAACGTCAACGCGGTGGCGCCTGGCCCGACGGACACGGACATGCTGCGCTCGAACCCGGAGTTCCGGGACGAGAACCGGGCGAACATCCCGCTCGGCCGCTGGGGGCATCCCCGGGACATCGCGCTGACGGTCCTGTTCCTGGCGTCGGGCGAGAGCGACTATTACGCGGGCCAGGTCCTGAGCCCGAACGGCGGCGTGGTGATGTAG